The nucleotide window GCCCCTTCTCCCACTGGAACTCATTGCCGCCTGATAGCAACGCACTCATCACGATGATATGGCTGGGGTCGAAGTCGGGCAAGCCGATCTTGCCCTTGAACTCTGGCTTCCAAAGGTCAGCCCAGGAGGTAATATTCTCTTTGATCAGGTCGGGGCGGTAGACGATGGTGTAGACGTAGGACCACACACCCAGGTGATAATCGCTGCGAACCGCCTCCTTGAAGAGATCCTTGGAGTTGGGGATTTTGGAGAGATCGAGCTTCTCGAAGAGGTCATCCGAGATGTATAGGCGCCCCATATGAGTGGTGGTGAGGGTGATATCCACCTGAGGCTTGCCCTTAGCCGCCCTGGCCTTGGCCAGGCGATCGACCGTGCCACCGACTTCATACTCGACCTTGATCCCCGTCTCAGCAGTAAAGCGTTTGCTTACCTCCCTATCCAGCGTATCTTTCCAGTTGCCACCCCAGGTACTGACTACGATGCTCTCTACCTTAGGTGCAGGGGCTGCGGCCTTGGTGGGCGCTGGGGCAGCGGCCTTCGTGGCCGTAGGCGCAGGTTGGGCGCCCGGGGCACAACCCGCCAAGCCCACTATCAGGACATTAACCAACAGGATCACCAACAGGATACCCGTGACTTTTCTCACTCCCATTTACCTCCTAATAAGATGAATCTTCTCCCTAATCAAGTAGGGGAACACCAGTGGCTATATGCTGAGGCGATCACCCCCTATCAGAGGCACTCCAGGCTCTGCCTGGAGCAGGGCTTAGAATAACCCAAAGTATACGAAAGAGCTAGGAAAAAAGATATGTTAAAAATAAATG belongs to Chloroflexota bacterium and includes:
- a CDS encoding ABC transporter substrate-binding protein; translated protein: MRKVTGILLVILLVNVLIVGLAGCAPGAQPAPTATKAAAPAPTKAAAPAPKVESIVVSTWGGNWKDTLDREVSKRFTAETGIKVEYEVGGTVDRLAKARAAKGKPQVDITLTTTHMGRLYISDDLFEKLDLSKIPNSKDLFKEAVRSDYHLGVWSYVYTIVYRPDLIKENITSWADLWKPEFKGKIGLPDFDPSHIIVMSALLSGGNEFQWEKGQEKLKALKPNIAGFYATDAQSQDLLKTGNAPIEVMLSINAFHLKEQGVPVKIVDPKEKAVVGIDTVAIMKGIDPARREAAYKYINTMLDKDVQEKLAASFKCGVMNMKANLPPELKGQPGVLATPDDWKTKAYLIDDGQRAKMMSAWKEWFNREIVAK